DNA from Rhinatrema bivittatum chromosome 1, aRhiBiv1.1, whole genome shotgun sequence:
cagatTTGTTTTTCAGAATGTCCAACAAGAGAGAGCCCATGGTAAATGGCTTTAAAGACTGCATATGCAGAAGAAAATTGTCCTTTACTGAATGACATGAAGTTTGCTACCATTGTCTCAGACAGAGCCATGACAATGCCTGTTGCCATTGTGGCTGGATGTCCCTGCATTCCTAGAAGTCGAAGGCCTGGAAAATGGAGAAACTGCATTAGCCTCTCAGAAGCTGCAGTCCGTCCTCTTCCCAGAGAGCAGCCTCATCTGCCTCCCTGCATATggtgttgagagagagagctccTTCAAAATATCTCCCTCTTCAGTAGAATGAATTAAGTCTTCAGGCTCGAGTAATCATGAAATATGTTGCAGAAAGAAATGCCATTTTGCGGAGCTGTCACTGCAGCTGTTGCCAAAAAAACATATGTCTCAGCACCATTCTCCTGTGCTGTCAATGCAtaagtcctcagtagagatgtgctATGGGTTAGAATTTCGTATCTGGCTTcgtttcaggcccccccccccccacgggaattttgtttttcccatggttcagggtttgtttgtttttccggGGGctccgatttttgggttagtgcgcactaatgggagttattgtATGCTAAttcctgatagtgcgcactaatgtgGGAGAATCTTTAGATTTAATATCAAATAGGGCTACTTTAATTGTTTCGTTCTGTGCTGAACTGGATAAGGGTCtggttttctttaaatatttcaaaaataaggatatttctttttgtgggcaaaagatttctgtatttcctgatgtctccagttCTACTCAAGCTCGAAGGAGACATTTCCTCTCATTGCTGAGTAAAATGTTAGCTCTTGgaccttctttctttttttaaagtttccatgtaGGTGTTTTATTACCTTTCAGTCTAGTAAGTTTATTTTTATAGATCCTTTGCACTTGGAGACATTTATATTGAACAAAAATGCTGAGTGTGGGTTGGAAGTTTAGCTTTTTATTAGGCTTATAATTAGAAGTAATCAGGCTCTACtcatttggctttttttttttgtattgttgttTTCCTGAACTACTCTCCCTATTATTTTTTAGATGAGATTTTGCAGAGTGGTattgtttttctgtttatatGTAAAGGTACTATTGCTTTTCTGCAAACTTATATTTCAGTGTTTCATTGTATTAAATTaacatttaataaagatataattaaatAAAGGTATTCCAGAGCTCCATACATAATGCACATATTTCTGATCACCAATTTTCCATGTTAGATACCTATATGATTACTTACAAAAGCAAAAGCCTTTCCTTTCGCCTGGTAAAGGTGGATCTGCATACCCTCAGCTACTCTTAGATGCCGAAGAGTGTATACCCAATCAGAAATAGTCTACTTAAAGCAAAAACTTAAACAGATCAATCCCACCtaccttttcttttcatttaccGAAAATTCCCATTTTCAATCAAGCAAAAGATTTAGGAGTAATACTAGATAGTACTCTATCATTTAAGTCACATGTTAAAAGTTATCATTTAAAAATCATATTGGAGGCTATGAATGCTTCGCAGGCTCAAATCTTACTTATAATCCACAGATTTTCGCATTGTGCTCCAGGCTCTGGTGATCACATACTGTACATAGATTAATGCAATTCTGTCTATTTAAGACTTCTGCattctgttataaaattcctacAAATGattcagaattcagctgcaaGAATGCTTACTGGGACTAATAGATTTGAGCACATTACTCCAATGGCTACTCATTAAGCAATGCATTCATTATAAAATTGTATGCATCCTACACAATGCCATGAATGATGCAAACCATGCCACAGAGTTTATGATCTGAAAGCCAAAGTCATAAAACAGTTCAACTCTCAGAAATCCATGTGGAACCAACTGCCACTTTCATTGAGAAAACAGGAAAATGCAACATTCAGGAAGCAACTAAAAGCTCATTTATTTAGACAAGCATTCTATTAGGTTGAAAGGGAAGCATAATGATTAATGCTTGATCTATTTTTTGACACAAAAATGTTATGAATTGATAGGAATGATCTGTTTTCCATTTGTTTATGCAAGTTAATTGTTATATCTgtgatttttatgaatgtttttagtcTGTAAGGCACCTAGGACATAGGGTAGTATAGCATGTGAGTGATCTAAATGGATTTGATTCATTTATGAAGTGTTCAATACCATGGCATGCACTTCATCAGCCTCCATCAGAGTATGCTACATGGCTTAGTTGAGTCAGTAGCTTGTACAATGATATTCACAAGTTGGTGGACATTCCTTTTCTAGGTGACCACCTCTTAAGAGGAAAAGTCAGAGTAAGGGTAGCTCAAATAAAAGAACAATATATGATAGACCAATCCCTCTGCACAGGATTGAAAGGCACTCttactattgatttattttaaaattcttttaactTGCGTGTTCCATTCGGAAGTTCACAGCAGCTTACTATGCTTTTGAAAGGCCATGTTTCCAGAGACACCCCTTCCAACAATTGCAGCATTACTTCTGCAACAGCAACAAATTCTGGCTCACACTCGAAGTGAGCACTGCCAACCAAAATAACATGATGGGTCCAACCCAAACCTGGACCAAGTTTTTGATTATCTGATAAACCCAACAACCATCCGCTCCAGTAGGAGGAAGAATCCAGTACTTCCTAGAGGAGTGGTGCAAGATTACCAAAGATTGCTGAGTTCTCAGAGTTGTAGAGTCTGGATACTGGTTACATTTCTCTAGACTTCCAATGCTTCCTCATTGCTCAACCTTCAATCTGGATCTGTCTTACTTGATGCAACTCCACCAAGAGGTGAAATCTCTCCTCAATCAGCAGGCAACAAAAACTGTTCCGCACTACCACTGGAGTCAAGGGTTCTGCTCCCGTTACTTCTCATCCCGAAGGGGAATTGAGACCTATCCTGGATTTGATAAGACTGAATGAGCATATGCTCCGGGGAAAAACTCAAAATTTAATTCTCTCCACACGATTCTTTTCTTCATCTGGGGGAGAGAGTGGATGCATGCTCTGGATCTAAAGGATACTTATGCTCATATATCCATCCATCCCTCTCACTGCCATGAGATGGGTGGACACTTCCCACTCTCAGCACAGAGTACTCCTCATTGGCCTATCAGCAGCACTAAGGGTTTTCACCAAGTGCTTGTCTGTAGTAACAGCCCATCTTTGACCACAGGACATCTGAAtctttccttatctggatgactggcttgtgATGGCGACCTCCAGGGAAGATGTATTTACCTCCTTACAGAAGTCAATTCAGTTTCTACAGATCTTAGGTTTTCTAGTTAATTTTGAGAAATTATCTCTTAATTCTCCTCCCAGAAAAATCAAATTTATTTGAACATAGATTCTCTTCAGTAGAGAGCTTTCTTGCCCTCAGATCATGCAAGGGATCTCGGGTCCCTTGTGCACAGATTGTTGGACACAGATCACTCAATGGCCAGGGAAGTACTAGCCATTCTGGGCCACATGGAAGCAACAAGTAACATAGTTTCACTAATCCACTTTCATATACAACTCCTGCATTGGGGCCTCCACCCCCAATGGGACCAACTCAACCACAGTTAAACAAAGTGAATATTTCACATAAAATGAAACAggaactacaatggtggctagaTCCCTTCCTTCTTCAGGAAGGAGCACCACTCCATCTACTTCCTTACCAGTTAACATTGGTGACAAAAATTGTTAACATTTCCAGAGGCTTCAACAAAAATGTCATTTTAATACACTGCTGCCTCATCCTGTTTTAGTAAGGTTTTTGCTCAAGGTAGAGTATGAAGAGAGCCCTTTAGAAGGCCCCTTCTGCTGCCTGCAAGGTGTTTagtttaagtttaaaaaataaatttcagtttggaaaaagggagaaaagcAACAGTTCTTTAttactgagaaaaaaaatcaaatgctaTGCTATAATTACCATAGCAATCCCTCGATATATAGAAGGGAGATATTCCTGTAATTGTTTGCCTTTATATTGAAATTCCATATATTAAAACTATTTCCCACTGATTTCCATTAAAAATCTGGAAATGCGTTCCCATATGCATCCACAGAGATACCACCATATTGCTATTGTCAAATAAAATTTACCTCCCGCAGAGTATAGCTATTATATCAGTCACTTTTGACTTTTTGCCCTTTTTCATGTTCTTTATACCATTTTAGAACATTTTTCTTGCTTGCCCTCACTGGATAAACCAGTCTCTCTGGCATCTTTACTTTGTTTTATCCCTGATaagtttttcactttttttaccCCCCTTCTAATTATGATGCCCAACTTTTGTTGTGGTTTTCCTTCTTTTAATTGTTTTCAGTTTTGATGTTTGTTCTTTACAAATTCTTAATCATTAAGCTTGAAGGGGAAACATTAAACAGAGCAAATTTCCATTATAGCATGTCTTCGCTGTCTATATGTCAAATTCCAGACAACGAGACTTGCTGTACGTTAAACTGATGTCTAGAAACTTAATCTGATTGTAAATGACTAATCAGATTAGATACTTGAACAATCCAGTACAAAGATGAGTCATTAGCTCGTCAACATTGACTGATATTTTTAAGTGTTATTACTTTCAGGTTGTGCTCTTTCTTCATTTTGTGCAGTAGTGTCCTAACCCTGACTAGTGCTTGAGGAATCTGGAGACAAATGGTGGTACTGATGAGGCTGATGAAACCTAGTCTGCTGGCCAATGGAACAGCTTTATGcaatgtttctctcttttttttttttgtaggatgaTTTTGTTGCAAAATTTAATGTCACAGGCTTACCAGCATTCTATTACTTCAGGAACGGCGAAGAGGTATAGTATACGTGCTGCTAAATCTTTTCTCCAAAACCAAAATTGTTTCAGGCCTTTTAAAATGGCAGCAAttaatgtttttcattttgcctTTCTACAGGTTGATTGTTTTGCTGGAGGAAATAAGGATTATCTGCTCCAAAGTCTTACTAGGAACAAGTTAAGAGGTTGACAATTCTAAAATGATATGGTGTTAAGAAAAATGTCAGTTTTGGTGTCTCCCTTAATTAGTGTAAACTTTGTTTTTGTATGACATGCCCAACACTGTTGCCACCCCTCGATTACGCATACAATATTGTCTAGTTGTACGATTAAGAAACAGTGTTAGAATGAGTTAAATAAAACATGATTAGTGTGCTCTTTTAAAtctatttgttttcttagaaTGCTGTTGATGTCCATTTTCTTTGCTTCACTGAGATTTAATAGTGGGAAATTAAATATGTTGGATCTATGGGGGGAAAACATGAATTACATATTTACATTGTCTCTCCTCTCATGATCACCAATTCAGATCTGGGCTAATTTGGTAGAAAGCattatttaataaagattttttgcaTATATACACTGAATGGGAaattcctttttgaataaggccctaCGAGCCATCACCTGATACTATTCATGGCACATGAGAAACTACTTATACTTTCACTAGTCAGCGCAATGAAAGGTACCCAAGCTTACTGAATCCTATAACCATAAAGTACTCCATGAATCTACATTTACTTTGTTTTATATAACCATTCAACAGTCCTGTTACACTTGTGCTTTTGAGTCACTTCAGATTTCAGAATGATAATGGAATATACACTTTTGCAAAAAGATCATACTAAAATTTGGT
Protein-coding regions in this window:
- the LOC115098599 gene encoding thioredoxin-like isoform X4, with the translated sequence MVRQIRTEVELDSLLRRAGNSLSVLYFSSPRCGPCRYMTPYFEDDFVAKFNVTGLPAFYYFRNGEEVDCFAGGNKDYLLQSLTRNKLRG